The following proteins are encoded in a genomic region of Stutzerimonas stutzeri:
- the trbB gene encoding P-type conjugative transfer ATPase TrbB: MLRTAMGPLIAAALDDSDVVEVMLNPDGVLWLDRLSAGRAHLGTLAAADGERIIRLVAAHVGQEVHRNKPLLSAELPETGERFEGVLPPVVAGPTFALRKRAAGVIPLQQYVADGILSAEQAEHLRVAVRDRRNILVAGGTSSGKTTLANALLAEVAGSGDRVLVLEDTVELQCPAHDHVALRTKPGVVSMADLVRSTLRLRPDRVVVGEVRGGEALDLVKAWGTGHPGGIATIHAGSAQGALLRLEQLILEVALTAPRALIAEAVNLVVFLAGRGRTRYVQQIARVTGYDERGYQLTSIAPAFIPSLPQENSHDCLPSPRC; the protein is encoded by the coding sequence ATGTTGCGCACGGCGATGGGCCCGCTGATAGCTGCTGCCCTGGACGACTCGGACGTGGTCGAGGTGATGCTCAACCCCGATGGCGTACTTTGGCTGGATCGCCTGTCCGCCGGCCGCGCCCATCTGGGCACGCTGGCAGCTGCCGACGGTGAACGGATCATCCGCCTGGTGGCAGCGCATGTCGGCCAGGAGGTACACCGTAACAAGCCTCTGCTGAGCGCCGAACTTCCAGAGACTGGTGAGCGCTTCGAAGGTGTACTGCCGCCCGTAGTGGCCGGGCCGACCTTCGCTCTGCGCAAACGCGCCGCTGGCGTCATCCCTCTGCAGCAGTACGTGGCTGACGGCATCCTCAGCGCCGAGCAGGCAGAGCACCTGCGCGTGGCAGTGCGTGACCGGCGGAACATCCTGGTGGCCGGCGGCACCAGCAGCGGCAAGACCACCCTGGCCAATGCATTGCTGGCCGAAGTAGCCGGTAGTGGTGATCGCGTGCTGGTGCTGGAGGATACGGTCGAGTTGCAGTGTCCGGCCCATGATCACGTCGCCCTGCGCACCAAGCCCGGCGTGGTTTCCATGGCAGATCTAGTGCGCAGCACGCTGCGTCTGCGCCCCGACCGCGTGGTGGTCGGCGAAGTGCGCGGCGGCGAGGCGCTGGATCTGGTCAAGGCTTGGGGCACCGGCCATCCCGGCGGTATCGCCACCATTCATGCCGGCTCTGCACAGGGCGCACTGCTGCGCCTGGAGCAACTGATTCTGGAAGTCGCCCTGACCGCGCCGCGGGCGTTGATCGCCGAGGCGGTCAACCTGGTGGTGTTTCTCGCCGGGCGTGGCCGCACGCGCTATGTCCAGCAGATCGCTCGCGTCACCGGCTATGACGAGCGCGGCTATCAACTCACGTCCATCGCCCCCGCATTCATTCCTTCGCTACCTCAGGAAAACAGCCATGACTGCCTGCCATCCCCGCGTTGCTAA
- a CDS encoding TrbC/VirB2 family protein, producing MTSAAINSRPSPPHSFLRYLRKTAMTACHPRVANRRRLIGALLLGALCLGASLPVLAAGSGMPWEGPLQSILDSVQGPVARIIAVIIIITTGLTLAFGDTSGGFRKLIQIVFGLSIAFAASSFFLSFFSFAGGAVIA from the coding sequence ATGACGAGCGCGGCTATCAACTCACGTCCATCGCCCCCGCATTCATTCCTTCGCTACCTCAGGAAAACAGCCATGACTGCCTGCCATCCCCGCGTTGCTAATCGTCGTCGCCTCATCGGCGCCTTGTTGCTCGGAGCCCTCTGCCTGGGCGCCTCCCTGCCGGTGCTCGCCGCTGGCTCCGGCATGCCATGGGAGGGACCGCTGCAATCGATCCTTGACTCGGTACAGGGTCCGGTGGCGCGCATCATCGCGGTGATCATCATCATTACCACCGGCCTGACGCTGGCCTTCGGCGACACCAGCGGCGGCTTTCGCAAGCTGATCCAGATCGTCTTCGGCCTGTCGATTGCCTTCGCCGCGTCGTCATTCTTCCTCAGCTTTTTCAGCTTTGCCGGCGGGGCGGTGATCGCATGA
- a CDS encoding VirB3 family type IV secretion system protein, producing the protein MNGERGLIPGFEVPLHRSLTEPILLGGAPRNVAILNGTLAAVVGLGLQLWLPGLALWLVGHSLAVWGARLDPQFLQVFARHIKQPSLLDV; encoded by the coding sequence ATGAACGGCGAACGCGGACTCATCCCCGGTTTCGAGGTGCCATTGCACCGCTCGCTGACCGAGCCGATTTTGCTCGGTGGCGCACCACGCAACGTGGCGATCCTCAACGGCACGCTGGCGGCAGTGGTAGGCCTGGGCCTGCAGCTGTGGTTGCCTGGCTTAGCGCTCTGGTTGGTAGGCCACTCGCTGGCGGTGTGGGGTGCCCGTCTGGATCCGCAGTTCCTCCAGGTGTTTGCCCGACACATCAAGCAGCCGTCACTGCTGGATGTGTGA
- the trbE gene encoding conjugal transfer protein TrbE, giving the protein MLNLTEYQRRPAQLADWLPWAGLVAPGVVLNKDGSFQRSLRFRGPDLDSATQGELVATSAHLNNALRRLGSGWALFVEAERLAAADYPDSDFPEPLSWLVDEERRAAFEAHGSHFESSYHLTLLYLPPEESRSRAAGLLYEHRPQRGVDWRERLTAFIAETDRFFDLLDGVMPELAWLDDSQTLTYLHATISTHRQRLAVPEVPFHLDALLADSPLATGLAPRLGEQHLRVLSVRGFPTSTWPGVLDDLNRLGFAYRWSTRFICLDKDEAEKELVRLRRQWFAKRKGVLALLREAIFQQESPLLDSDAANKASDADAALQELGADQVAFGYVTATVTVSDTDAQIADEKLRRVERVIQGRGFVTITESLNAVEAWLSSIPGNAYANVRQPLISTLNLAHLMPVSAVWAGPARNEHLGGPPLVITRTDGATPFRLVTHVGDVGHTLVAGPTGMGKSVLLATLALQFRRYQGSRLFLFDMGRSLRATVLGLGGEHYDLGGDGDLAFQPLARIDQPGYRAWAAEWLEARLLQEGVAVGPEQKAALWTALDSLAGAPEAQRTLTGLSVLLQDNALRQALQPYVLGGAHGALLDADRDRLGSADVQCFEMEELMYSKAAVAAVLSYLFARFEERFDGAPTLLILDEAWLFLDDPLFAARIRQWLKTLRKKNVSVIFATQSLADIKDSSIASAIIESCASRIFLPNPQAGEPQIRGIYQSFGLNDRQIEIIAQATPKRDYYYQSRLGNRLFDLDLGPVALAFAASASPAEQREIDRIQQSSGAAGFAPAWLRHRGLDWAADLLTAYPPSRKECLP; this is encoded by the coding sequence ATGCTGAACCTCACCGAATACCAGCGCCGCCCCGCCCAACTCGCAGACTGGCTACCCTGGGCCGGCCTGGTCGCACCCGGCGTCGTGCTGAACAAGGACGGCTCGTTTCAGCGCAGCCTGCGCTTTCGCGGGCCGGACCTGGATAGTGCTACCCAAGGCGAACTGGTGGCCACCTCGGCGCACCTGAACAATGCCCTGCGTCGCCTTGGATCGGGCTGGGCGCTGTTTGTTGAAGCCGAGCGTCTAGCGGCGGCGGACTACCCTGACAGTGACTTTCCCGAGCCACTGTCCTGGCTGGTGGACGAGGAGCGCCGTGCTGCCTTCGAGGCGCATGGAAGCCACTTCGAGAGCAGTTATCACCTGACGCTGCTCTACCTGCCACCGGAAGAATCGCGCTCGCGCGCCGCCGGCCTGCTCTACGAGCACCGGCCGCAACGCGGAGTCGACTGGCGCGAACGACTGACCGCCTTCATCGCCGAGACGGATCGTTTCTTCGATCTGCTGGATGGGGTTATGCCAGAGCTTGCCTGGCTAGATGACAGCCAGACGCTGACTTACCTGCATGCCACGATTTCGACCCATCGCCAGCGGCTGGCCGTACCCGAGGTGCCCTTCCACCTCGACGCCCTGTTGGCCGACAGTCCTTTGGCCACTGGCCTCGCGCCACGCCTGGGCGAGCAGCACCTGCGCGTACTGTCGGTACGTGGTTTCCCCACCTCGACGTGGCCAGGCGTGCTGGACGATCTCAACCGTCTGGGCTTCGCCTATCGTTGGTCGACCCGTTTCATCTGCCTGGACAAGGATGAGGCCGAGAAGGAACTGGTGCGCCTACGCCGGCAGTGGTTTGCCAAGCGCAAGGGCGTCCTGGCGCTGCTGCGCGAAGCGATCTTCCAGCAGGAGAGCCCATTGCTCGACAGCGACGCGGCTAACAAGGCCAGCGACGCTGATGCGGCGCTGCAGGAACTCGGCGCCGACCAGGTCGCCTTCGGCTACGTGACCGCCACCGTGACGGTGAGCGATACCGATGCCCAGATCGCAGACGAGAAGCTACGACGGGTCGAGCGGGTAATCCAGGGCCGCGGCTTCGTCACCATCACCGAGAGTCTCAACGCGGTGGAGGCGTGGCTGTCGTCGATCCCCGGCAACGCCTACGCCAATGTCCGCCAGCCGCTGATCTCCACGCTCAACCTGGCGCACCTGATGCCTGTCTCGGCAGTCTGGGCTGGCCCGGCACGCAACGAACATCTGGGTGGCCCGCCATTGGTGATCACCCGCACCGATGGCGCAACACCGTTTCGCCTGGTTACCCACGTTGGCGATGTCGGCCACACCCTGGTGGCTGGCCCCACGGGCATGGGCAAATCGGTGCTGCTGGCAACCTTGGCCCTGCAGTTTCGCCGTTACCAGGGCTCGCGCCTGTTTCTGTTCGACATGGGGCGCTCGCTGCGCGCAACGGTGCTGGGTCTGGGTGGCGAGCACTACGACCTTGGAGGCGATGGCGACCTGGCCTTCCAGCCTCTGGCGCGCATCGATCAGCCGGGATACCGCGCCTGGGCCGCCGAGTGGCTGGAGGCGCGCTTGCTGCAGGAAGGCGTGGCCGTCGGCCCCGAGCAGAAGGCTGCGCTGTGGACCGCACTCGACAGCCTGGCCGGTGCGCCCGAGGCGCAGCGCACGCTGACCGGTTTGTCTGTGCTGCTGCAGGACAACGCCCTGCGCCAGGCGCTGCAGCCCTACGTGCTGGGCGGCGCACATGGCGCGTTGCTGGATGCCGACCGGGATCGTCTGGGCAGCGCCGACGTGCAGTGTTTCGAGATGGAAGAACTGATGTACAGCAAGGCGGCGGTGGCTGCCGTGCTGAGCTACCTGTTCGCCCGTTTCGAGGAGCGCTTTGACGGCGCGCCGACACTGCTGATCCTCGACGAGGCCTGGCTGTTCCTCGACGATCCGCTGTTCGCCGCGCGCATCCGCCAGTGGCTCAAGACCCTGCGCAAGAAGAACGTCAGCGTCATCTTCGCTACCCAGTCGCTGGCCGACATCAAGGATTCCAGCATCGCCTCGGCAATCATCGAGAGCTGCGCCAGCCGCATCTTCCTGCCCAACCCGCAGGCGGGCGAGCCGCAGATCCGCGGCATCTATCAGAGCTTCGGCCTCAACGACCGGCAGATCGAGATCATCGCCCAGGCCACGCCCAAGCGTGATTACTACTACCAGTCGCGCCTAGGCAACCGCCTGTTCGACCTCGACCTGGGGCCGGTAGCGCTGGCCTTCGCCGCCTCGGCCAGCCCGGCCGAGCAGCGCGAGATCGACCGAATCCAACAGTCGTCCGGCGCAGCCGGTTTCGCCCCTGCCTGGTTGCGTCACCGCGGCCTGGACTGGGCCGCCGACCTGCTCACCGCTTATCCCCCGTCACGCAAGGAGTGCTTGCCATGA
- the trbJ gene encoding P-type conjugative transfer protein TrbJ, giving the protein MRSPVHRFPCATLLVLGLLAVKPVNAFTVIDPTNLVQNTLTAVRTLEMANNQVRQLQNETQMLLNQARHLQRLDYNVVSQLRASLANTERLLAEARGLAYEVQRLDQEFSRLYPNEYTGDVSSQRLAEEARERWQQGLDGLHTALRVQAQVTQNLAEDESVLSALVQQSQSAGGALQAAQATNQLLALQAKQSIQAQQLQITQNRAVALELARQSAAAEEARERRRRFMGNGTPYTPYPVQFYR; this is encoded by the coding sequence ATGAGATCCCCTGTCCACCGTTTTCCCTGCGCAACGCTGCTGGTATTGGGTCTGCTGGCCGTGAAGCCGGTAAACGCTTTCACCGTAATCGATCCGACCAACCTGGTGCAGAACACCCTGACTGCGGTGCGCACCCTGGAGATGGCGAACAACCAGGTTCGCCAATTACAGAACGAGACCCAGATGCTGCTGAACCAGGCCCGTCACCTGCAGCGCCTGGACTACAACGTGGTCAGCCAATTACGCGCGAGCTTGGCCAATACCGAGCGACTGCTCGCCGAGGCGCGAGGGCTGGCCTACGAAGTGCAGCGCCTGGATCAGGAGTTCAGCCGACTCTACCCGAACGAGTACACCGGCGACGTCAGCAGCCAACGCCTGGCAGAAGAAGCACGCGAACGCTGGCAACAGGGCCTCGACGGGCTGCATACGGCGCTGCGTGTACAGGCTCAGGTGACGCAGAACCTGGCCGAGGATGAGAGCGTCTTGTCCGCTCTGGTGCAGCAGAGCCAGTCCGCGGGTGGCGCCTTGCAGGCTGCCCAGGCTACCAATCAGTTGCTGGCCCTGCAGGCCAAGCAGTCGATCCAGGCGCAGCAACTGCAGATCACCCAGAACCGCGCCGTCGCCCTGGAGCTTGCCCGTCAGTCTGCAGCGGCCGAGGAGGCACGCGAACGGCGGCGGCGCTTTATGGGCAACGGCACGCCCTACACCCCCTACCCCGTGCAGTTCTATCGGTAG
- the trbL gene encoding P-type conjugative transfer protein TrbL, producing MNDVSVIDRFLEVFGLYIDTGFGLLGGEVAFLTMTLVVIDMTLAGLFWAMGGEDVSAKLIRKTLYVGAFAFIIGNFNALAKIVFNSFAGLGLLASGSTLSHAEFLQPGRLAAIGVDAGGPLLEQINSLSGFPEVFSNLHSILVLFLAWLVVIVSFFFLAIQLFVTLVEFKLTTLAGFVLVPFALWNKTAFLAEKVLGNVVAAGIKVLVLAVIVGIGSGLFAEFQAVPDEPSIDHALVVMLASLALLGLGIFGPGIATGLVSGAPQLGAGAAAGTALGAAGMAAGAAAVATGAGGAVLAGARMAPGAARLAIGGARALAGAPSGAAASGAPAASDPVTAPTKQPDWARRLQRRQQLSQATSTVAHTLRGGDGGGSSPGPQIRDPSNS from the coding sequence ATGAACGACGTCAGCGTGATTGACCGTTTCCTCGAGGTGTTCGGGCTGTATATCGATACCGGCTTCGGCCTGCTCGGCGGCGAGGTGGCCTTTCTCACCATGACCCTGGTGGTGATCGACATGACCCTGGCCGGGCTGTTCTGGGCCATGGGCGGTGAGGACGTCAGCGCCAAACTGATCCGCAAGACCCTCTATGTCGGTGCCTTCGCCTTCATCATCGGCAACTTCAATGCCCTGGCGAAGATCGTCTTCAACTCCTTCGCCGGGTTGGGTCTGCTGGCTTCAGGTTCTACGTTGAGTCATGCGGAGTTTCTGCAGCCAGGGCGATTGGCCGCGATTGGGGTTGATGCCGGAGGGCCGCTGCTTGAGCAGATCAACAGCCTCAGCGGTTTTCCCGAAGTCTTCAGCAACCTGCACAGCATCCTGGTGCTGTTTCTGGCCTGGCTGGTGGTGATCGTCAGTTTTTTCTTCCTGGCCATTCAGCTGTTCGTGACCTTGGTCGAATTCAAGCTGACCACCCTCGCCGGCTTCGTGCTGGTGCCCTTTGCGCTGTGGAACAAGACCGCCTTTCTCGCCGAGAAGGTGCTCGGCAACGTGGTCGCGGCCGGCATCAAGGTGCTGGTGCTGGCGGTGATCGTCGGCATTGGCAGCGGGCTGTTCGCCGAGTTCCAGGCCGTACCGGACGAGCCCTCCATCGACCATGCGTTGGTGGTCATGCTCGCCTCGCTGGCCTTGCTCGGCCTGGGAATCTTCGGGCCGGGCATTGCCACCGGGTTGGTCTCTGGCGCACCGCAACTGGGTGCTGGTGCAGCAGCCGGTACCGCACTGGGCGCGGCGGGCATGGCTGCTGGTGCTGCTGCAGTCGCCACAGGTGCCGGCGGCGCGGTATTGGCCGGCGCGCGTATGGCACCCGGTGCAGCTCGCTTGGCAATCGGTGGCGCTCGCGCTCTGGCAGGAGCCCCCTCCGGCGCTGCGGCAAGTGGCGCCCCAGCAGCTTCCGATCCTGTAACTGCCCCTACCAAACAGCCCGACTGGGCCAGGCGCCTGCAGCGCAGGCAACAACTCTCACAGGCCACCAGCACGGTCGCCCACACCCTTCGTGGTGGCGATGGCGGTGGTTCATCACCTGGGCCGCAGATCCGCGACCCATCGAATTCGTAA
- the trbF gene encoding conjugal transfer protein TrbF, with product MRFRRPRVRYSDTPQPITPYQAAAQAWDLRMGSSLAQARNWRLMAFGCLGLALLMAGGLVWRSAQSTVTPYVVEVDNLGQVRAVGEAASPYQPQDAQIAHHLARFIEQVRSLSIDPVVVRQNWLEAYHSTTDRGAATLNDYARANDPFTRVGKESVSVEVTSVVRASDSSFQVRWIERRFVNGSAAGLERWTAVISLVLQPPRTEEKLRRNPLGIYVNGLSWSRELDTMEGAKKP from the coding sequence ATGCGATTCAGACGTCCACGGGTGCGCTACAGCGACACCCCACAACCCATCACGCCCTACCAAGCCGCGGCACAGGCCTGGGATCTGCGCATGGGCAGCAGCCTGGCACAGGCACGCAACTGGCGGCTGATGGCCTTCGGTTGCCTGGGCCTGGCGCTGCTGATGGCCGGTGGGCTGGTCTGGCGTTCGGCGCAGTCGACGGTGACGCCCTACGTGGTGGAGGTCGACAACCTCGGCCAGGTGCGCGCCGTTGGCGAAGCCGCCAGTCCTTACCAGCCCCAGGATGCGCAGATCGCCCATCACCTGGCGCGCTTTATCGAGCAGGTGCGTTCTCTGTCGATCGATCCGGTGGTGGTGCGGCAGAACTGGCTGGAGGCCTATCACTCCACCACCGACCGAGGCGCAGCCACCCTCAACGACTATGCCCGCGCCAACGATCCCTTCACCCGGGTCGGTAAGGAGTCGGTATCGGTCGAGGTCACCAGCGTGGTGCGTGCCAGCGACAGCTCGTTCCAGGTGCGCTGGATCGAACGCCGTTTCGTGAATGGTTCGGCCGCCGGCCTGGAGCGCTGGACCGCGGTGATCTCGCTGGTGCTGCAGCCTCCACGCACCGAGGAAAAGCTGCGCCGCAACCCGCTCGGCATCTACGTCAACGGCCTGTCCTGGAGCCGTGAACTGGACACTATGGAAGGAGCCAAGAAACCATGA
- the trbG gene encoding P-type conjugative transfer protein TrbG: protein MRTTQSIYICPLLLSMLAGCASQEPPVIVLDEPVEAQRLPEPPKPIEVVEVPKPLALPAQLKPLPETQRSKPAKEPADERVRVSRANRDARVAPSREGYINAIQVWPYSDGALYQVYASPGRVTAINLQPGEELVTVAAGDTLRWIVGDTTSGSGDELRTSVLIKPTRVDLKTNLVITTTRRTYLIELSSTEQAWMASVSWDYPKDRMLALQRRASAAQAAAPVDAGLTLEQLRFRYAISGSNPPWKPLRAFDDGRKVYIQFPAGIAQGELPPLFVIGPEGDGQLVNYRFRPPYYIVDRLFGAAELRLGADKGDVVRIERTDGVARRP, encoded by the coding sequence ATGAGAACTACCCAGAGCATCTACATCTGCCCTTTGCTACTGAGCATGCTGGCCGGCTGCGCCAGCCAAGAACCACCAGTGATCGTCCTGGACGAACCGGTCGAGGCGCAGCGTCTGCCGGAGCCGCCCAAGCCCATCGAGGTAGTGGAAGTACCCAAGCCACTGGCCCTACCCGCCCAGCTCAAGCCATTGCCGGAAACTCAGCGCAGTAAGCCGGCCAAGGAACCGGCCGACGAGCGCGTGCGAGTCTCGCGCGCCAATCGCGACGCTCGCGTGGCACCGAGTCGCGAGGGCTATATCAACGCCATCCAGGTGTGGCCCTACTCTGATGGTGCGCTGTATCAGGTGTACGCCAGCCCGGGGCGGGTAACCGCGATCAACCTGCAGCCCGGCGAGGAACTTGTCACCGTAGCCGCTGGCGACACCTTGCGCTGGATCGTCGGCGACACCACCAGCGGAAGCGGAGACGAGCTACGCACCAGCGTGCTGATCAAGCCGACGCGGGTCGACCTCAAGACCAACCTGGTGATCACCACCACGCGCCGTACCTACCTGATCGAGCTGAGTTCCACCGAGCAGGCCTGGATGGCGTCGGTGTCCTGGGACTATCCGAAGGATCGCATGCTCGCCCTGCAACGCCGTGCCAGTGCCGCTCAGGCCGCGGCGCCAGTGGATGCCGGCCTAACGCTGGAGCAGCTGCGCTTTCGTTATGCAATCAGCGGCAGCAATCCGCCCTGGAAACCGCTGCGCGCCTTCGACGACGGCCGTAAGGTGTATATCCAGTTCCCCGCCGGCATCGCCCAGGGTGAGCTGCCCCCGCTCTTCGTGATCGGCCCTGAAGGCGACGGACAGTTGGTCAACTACCGCTTCCGCCCGCCCTACTACATCGTCGACCGTCTGTTCGGCGCGGCCGAGCTGCGCCTGGGCGCCGACAAGGGCGACGTGGTGCGGATCGAACGCACCGATGGTGTGGCACGGAGGCCCTGA
- a CDS encoding TrbI/VirB10 family protein, with protein MRSKDNDQNAATSLPPKEAPESLELRAKPRPVTRLNPRMLAVVVGGLSAAVLGAMLWSLQPQQRRQGAEPNELYNVDRVARSEGLEQLPADYSQLPPPPAPEVPQLGPPLPGDLGGPILRAEQQAQGYGYGPDAAEAERLALLKEAEEAAQSSVFFQTSSARKSNAVSAGSAQPDAMPLGMASSGTVAATAGTPTQQERNVAFLSKSVNAQIRNSGLLQMPESPYQVMAGTIIAAALVTGIKSDLPGDVIATVTEPVYDSATGEHVLIPQGTRLLGHYNSQVNYGQSRVQVVWQRVILPDTSSFQLDNLVGTDAAGYAGLEDGVDWHWDRIVAGAAMTSLLGIGAELAAPANRTDGDRVIIAGRDSLQDTVNQIGQEVTRRNLDIQPTLTQRPGLPVRVIVNRDLVLRPYQPITDQQRSSQ; from the coding sequence ATGAGGAGTAAGGACAACGACCAAAATGCGGCAACCTCGCTACCGCCCAAGGAGGCGCCGGAGTCGCTGGAGCTGCGCGCCAAGCCGCGTCCGGTCACCCGCCTCAACCCACGCATGCTGGCGGTAGTGGTCGGCGGCCTATCGGCTGCGGTACTGGGGGCCATGCTGTGGTCACTGCAACCACAGCAGCGCCGCCAGGGCGCTGAGCCGAACGAGCTATACAACGTCGACCGCGTGGCACGCTCCGAGGGGCTGGAGCAGTTACCGGCAGACTACTCGCAGCTGCCGCCTCCCCCTGCACCCGAGGTACCGCAACTGGGCCCACCGCTGCCCGGCGATCTGGGCGGGCCAATCCTCAGGGCAGAGCAGCAGGCGCAGGGTTACGGATATGGGCCAGATGCCGCCGAAGCGGAGCGTCTGGCCCTGCTCAAGGAAGCCGAGGAAGCCGCGCAGTCCTCGGTGTTTTTCCAGACCAGCAGCGCGCGGAAATCGAACGCTGTATCCGCTGGGAGTGCCCAACCCGATGCCATGCCCCTAGGTATGGCATCGTCAGGCACGGTAGCCGCAACTGCAGGAACGCCGACCCAGCAGGAACGGAACGTGGCGTTTCTCAGTAAATCCGTAAACGCACAAATCCGTAATTCCGGATTGCTGCAGATGCCTGAGTCGCCTTACCAGGTGATGGCCGGCACCATCATCGCGGCGGCGCTGGTAACTGGCATCAAGTCGGATCTACCCGGCGACGTGATCGCCACGGTGACCGAGCCGGTCTATGACAGCGCCACCGGTGAACACGTGCTGATCCCCCAAGGCACGCGCCTGCTGGGCCACTACAACAGCCAGGTGAACTACGGACAGAGCCGCGTGCAGGTGGTGTGGCAGCGGGTGATCCTGCCGGACACCTCGTCCTTCCAACTCGACAACCTGGTCGGAACCGATGCGGCCGGCTATGCCGGTCTCGAGGATGGCGTCGACTGGCACTGGGATCGGATCGTCGCCGGCGCGGCCATGACCAGCCTACTGGGCATCGGTGCCGAGCTGGCGGCACCGGCCAACCGCACCGACGGCGACCGCGTCATCATCGCCGGACGCGACAGCCTGCAGGACACGGTGAATCAGATCGGCCAGGAGGTCACCCGCCGCAATCTCGATATCCAGCCCACCCTGACCCAGCGTCCGGGTCTGCCAGTGCGTGTGATCGTCAACCGCGACCTGGTGCTGCGCCCCTACCAGCCCATCACAGATCAACAAAGGAGTTCGCAATGA
- a CDS encoding DUF2274 domain-containing protein: protein MSTTKLRLGPLPKTENLKLTFTCPASLKADLERYAALHSQTYGEEVDALTLIPHMLEAFMARDRVFRRTNTQSCSGN from the coding sequence ATGAGCACGACCAAACTGCGCCTCGGCCCGCTGCCGAAAACCGAGAACCTGAAGCTGACCTTCACTTGCCCGGCCAGCCTGAAGGCCGATCTTGAGCGCTACGCGGCGCTGCACTCGCAGACCTACGGTGAAGAAGTCGACGCCCTGACACTCATCCCGCACATGCTGGAGGCCTTCATGGCGAGGGATCGGGTGTTCCGGAGAACAAATACACAATCTTGCAGCGGCAATTGA
- a CDS encoding type II toxin-antitoxin system RelE/ParE family toxin has protein sequence MIVSFRHKGLRIFFESGSTKGIRADHAKRLSRMLSFMDRANEPADLDIPGWRLHPLKGELEEFWSLTVNGNWRVIFRFVGSDIELVDYLDYH, from the coding sequence ATGATCGTAAGCTTCCGGCACAAAGGTCTACGCATTTTCTTTGAATCTGGCTCAACCAAAGGCATCCGGGCCGACCACGCAAAGCGCCTGAGCCGAATGCTGAGTTTTATGGATAGAGCCAATGAACCCGCCGACCTCGACATCCCCGGTTGGCGGCTACATCCCCTCAAAGGGGAACTGGAAGAGTTCTGGTCACTCACCGTCAATGGAAATTGGCGAGTGATCTTTCGATTCGTGGGTAGCGACATCGAGCTCGTCGACTACCTTGACTATCACTAA
- a CDS encoding HigA family addiction module antitoxin → MTMFNPPHPGETLLEDVLPELGISIAELARRLGFARESLSRILHGHAPVSPDLAVRLELAGIGKARTWLGVQADYDLWQARHREQPHIERFAAIA, encoded by the coding sequence ATGACCATGTTCAACCCACCGCATCCTGGTGAAACCCTGCTTGAGGACGTGCTCCCCGAACTGGGCATCAGCATTGCCGAACTTGCCCGCCGCCTTGGTTTTGCGCGGGAATCCCTGTCTCGCATCTTGCACGGCCATGCGCCTGTCAGTCCGGATTTGGCTGTTCGCCTAGAGTTGGCCGGCATCGGCAAAGCTCGCACCTGGCTCGGAGTGCAAGCCGACTACGACCTTTGGCAAGCCAGGCATCGCGAACAGCCGCACATCGAGCGCTTTGCTGCGATTGCTTAG
- a CDS encoding helix-turn-helix domain-containing protein: MALTHSLLAPGELAQKVGANAREARLAQNLSRKSLAKMAGISESTIKRFESNGQITLDALVLIATALGATRQIAELFKHERPVSLEEIKKTGRTRGRR, encoded by the coding sequence TTGGCCCTTACCCATTCTCTGCTCGCTCCAGGCGAACTGGCCCAGAAGGTCGGTGCCAACGCTCGAGAAGCGCGACTCGCACAGAACCTCTCCCGCAAGTCCTTGGCGAAGATGGCGGGTATTTCCGAATCGACCATTAAGCGGTTCGAGTCCAATGGTCAAATCACCCTTGATGCTCTGGTCCTCATCGCGACAGCACTTGGTGCCACACGCCAAATCGCTGAGCTGTTCAAGCATGAACGACCTGTCTCGCTTGAAGAAATCAAAAAAACAGGACGCACCCGGGGGCGCCGGTGA